In Aegilops tauschii subsp. strangulata cultivar AL8/78 chromosome 3, Aet v6.0, whole genome shotgun sequence, one genomic interval encodes:
- the LOC109741353 gene encoding F-box protein SKP2A, producing MVNAQMLSGYLDNSFNALMVSGGGESGQPQNGGTDTTLSGWKDLPMELLLRIISVAGDDRMAIVASGVCTGWRDALGWGATSLSFSWCQDHMNELVISLAHKFTKLQVLSLRQIKPQLEDTAVEAVANSCHDLRELDLSRSFRLSDRSLYALAHGCPHLTRLNISGCSNFSDAALIYLTSQCKNLKCLNLCGCVRAASDRALQAIACNCSQLQSLNLGWCDTVTDGGVTSLASGCPELRAVDLCGCVLITDESVVALANGCPHLRSLGLYYCQNITDRAMYSLAENSRIRSKGMSWDAAKSSRGRDDKDGLASLNISQCTALTPPAVQAVCDSFPALHTCPERHSLIISGCLSLTAVHCACAHHRHRAGAGRAILSNHAY from the exons ATGGTCAATGCACAGATGTTGAGTGGGTACTTGGACAATTCGTTCAATGCACTCATGGTTTCTGGTGGCGGTGAGAGTGGACAGCCACAGAATGGTGGCACAGACACCACCTTGTCAGGTTGGAAGGACCTTCCCATGGAGCTTCTGCTGAGGATCATATCAGTCGCTGGAGATGACAGGATGGCCATTGTAGCCTCCGGTGTTTGCACCGGGTGGCGTGATGCACTAGGATGGGGAGCCACAAGTCTCTCCTTCTCGTG GTGCCAGGACCACATGAATGAGTTGGTGATATcactggcccacaaatttacaaaGCTTCAAGTCCTTTCTCTAAGGCAAATCAAGCCTCAGCTTGAAGACACTGCAGTGGAGGCTGTAGCAAATTCTTGTCATGATTTGCGCGAGTTGGATCTGAGCAGAAGCTTCAGGCTTAGCGATCGGTCCTTGTATGCTCTGGCACATGGGTGCCCTCACCTTACAAGGCTGAACATCAGTGGATGTTCCAATTTCAGTGATGCTGCTTTGATCTACCTCACTAGTCAGTGCAAGAACCTGAAATGCTTGAATCTGTGCGGGTGTGTGCGGGCAGCATCCGACAGAGCGTTGCAG GCCATAGCCTGCAACTGTAGTCAGCTGCAATCTTTGAACCTTGGTTGGTGCGATACTGTCACTGACGGGGGAGTCACTAGCCTGGCATCAGGATGTCCTGAACTTAGGGCCGTCGACTTGTGTGGCTGTGTTCTTATAACAG ATGAGAGTGTGGTTGCTCTTGCAAACGGCTGCCCTCACCTGCGTTCCCTGGGGCTGTACTACTGCCAGAACATCACCGACCGGGCCATGTACTCGCTGGCGGAGAACAGCCGCATCAGGAGCAAGGGCATGAGCTGGGACGCGGCTAAGAGCAGCCGCGGCCGCGACGACAAGGACGGCCTCGCCAGCCTGAACATCAGCCAGTGCACCGCGCTGACGCCCCCGGCCGTGCAGGCGGTGTGCGACTCCTTCCCGGCGCTCCACACGTGCCCGGAGAGGCACTCCCTCATCATCAGCGGCTGCCTGAGCCTCACCGCCGTGCACTGCGCGTGCGCCCACCACCGGCACCGCGCCGGGGCCGGGAGAGCCATCCTGTCTAACCATGCCTACTGA
- the LOC109741364 gene encoding uncharacterized protein, translating to MYSVLSRIYSAARSRLQVLIASLPGGPDGSRDSHRRRRRRDDRSRSSGTSTPISTPASMYSALSPVDTHAVATAAAAKLAMAENAPGAGSAAMPISLSPLLPPPQMVVVALDATRDHREVEVRMSLRALVARGDILRGGDSLLVLGVLHSVTNPMGYQTKASSDSFAGTSLRYLGDQVAKKAEYYKDKLLQDVEELRQVGISVTLKVCPGSPAKVVIIHEINSSKAAWVVLDRHFRRDFKHFEKHIACKVAAFQDNLSVQTLKSIRTNLSSKSMGETKDLQNLAVSLDLSSKTLDTDKVRVSIRSSPVSYFASLTNHEMYYTPSVVGSSMQDFTPSMSVTSIPVIDETEFNAKSIEDNMIGHYDSSDRPVLCAGCGLRSVLYIKESMKYPFSEIQSATSDFSSENLVGEGGFGHVYKGKLKDGQVIAAKLRKEASSQGYTEFFSEVQVLSFARHRNIVMLLGYCCKESYNILVYEYICNNSLEWHLFDKAAGLLEWHKRHAIALGIAKGLRFLHEECRAGPIIHRDLRPSNVLLTHDFVPMLGDFGLAKWKAVNASIHTRVLGQSGYLAPEYAEYGIVSVRTDVYAFGIVLFQLISGRKVLEEHEGQCTHILQWAEPLVESLALHDLIDERIADTYDTYGLYHLARAAYLCVRTNPEQRPSMGEVVRLIETENEHIRDLSRQFIPHFTK from the exons ATGTACTCCGTGCTCTCGCGAATATACTCCGCGGCGCGCAGCCGTCTCCAGGTACTAATAGCCTCGCTCCCGGGCGGCCCCGATGGCAGCAGGGACtcgcatcgccgccgccgccgccgggacgACCGGAGCCGGAGCAGCGGCACCAGCACCCCCATCAGCACGCCCGCGTCCATGTACTCCGCGCTCAGCCCGGTGGACACCCACGCCGTCGCCACCGCCGCGGCGGCCAAGCTCGCAATGGCAGAGAACGCTCCGGGCGCCGGGTCGGCCGCGATGCCCATCTCCCTGTCGCCGCTCCTCCCGCCGCCGCAGATGGTGGTGGTGGCGCTCGACGCCACCCGCGACCACCGCGAGGTGGAGGTCAGGATGTCGCTCAGGGCGCTCGTCGCGCGGGGGGACATACTTCGCGGCGGGGACTCCCTCCTCGTGCTCGGCGTTCTCCACTCCGTCACCAATCCGA TGGGATACCAAACCAAAGCATCTAGTGATTCTTTTGCCGGGACGAGCTTGCGGTACCTAGGTGATCAGGTTGCAAAGAAAGCTGAATACTACAAAGACAAGCTCCTCCAGGATGTGGAGGAGCTCCGCCAAGTGGGG ATCAGTGTGACCCTCAAAGTATGCCCTGGATCACCTGCAAAGGTTGTCATTATCCATGAAATCAATTCAAGTAAAGCTGCTTGGGTTGTACTAGACAG GCACTTCAGACGAGATTTCAAGCACTTCGAAAAGCACATAGCCTGTAAAGTTGCAGCATTTCAAGATAACCTGTCAGTGCAGACCTTGAAGTCAATTAGAACAAATCTATCAAGCAAAAGTATGGGGGAGACGAAGGACCTACAAAACCTAGCAGTGTCACTTGATCTGAGTTCCAAGACACTAGATACTGACAAGGTCCGTGTGTCGATCAGGTCATCGCCTGTAAGTTACTTTGCCTCTCTAACCAATCATGAGATGTACTACACCCCCAGTGTGGTTGGTAGCAGCATGCAAGACTTCACACCGTCAATGAGCGTCACGTCCATCCCGGTGATCGATGAGACTGAATTCAATG CAAAATCTATTGAAGATAACATGATCGGCCACTACGATTCATCAGACAGACCTGTTCTATGTGCTGGTTGTGGGCTAAGATCAGTTCTTTACATCAAGGAATCCATGAAATATCCTTTCTCAGAGATTCAATCTGCAACATCTGACTTCTCAAGTGAGAATTTGGTGGGCGAGGGCGGATTTGGGCATGTGTACAAAGGGAAGCTCAAGGATGGCCAGGTCATTGCAGCTAAGCTGCGTAAAGAAGCTAGCTCGCAGGGGTATACCGAGTTCTTCTCTGAAGTGCAAGTGCTCAGCTTTGCCCGCCATCGGAACATTGTCATGTTGCTTGGGTATTGTTGCAAAGAAAGCTACAACATCTTGGTGTATGAGTATATATGCAACAACTCTCTTGAGTGGCATTTATTTG ACAAGGCAGCGGGCTTACTGGAGTGGCACAAGAGGCATGCTATTGCCCTTGGTATAGCAAAGGGGCTGCGCTTTCTGCATGAAGAGTGCCGCGCCGGTCCAATAATTCATCGGGATTTGCGCCCAAGCAATGTGCTGTTGACACATGACTTTGTTCCTATG CTTGGGGACTTTGGTCTTGCTAAATGGAAGGCTGTCAATGCTTCTATTCATACAAGGGTTCTGGGGCAATCAGG GTACTTGGCGCCTGAGTATGCTGAATATGGCATAGTTTCTGTCAGAACAGATGTGTATGCCTTTGGGATCGTTCTGTTCCAGCTGATATCGGGTCGCAAGGTGCTCGAGGAACATGAAGGGCAGTGCACACACATATTGCAATGG GCAGAGCCTTTGGTCGAGAGCCTTGCACTGCACGATCTAATCGACGAGCGCATTGCAGATACATACGACACGTATGGGCTGTATCATCTAGCCAGAGCAGCATATCTCTGTGTCAGGACAAACCCGGAGCAGCGGCCTTCTATGGGGGAGGTTGTCCGTCTTATCGAGACGGAGAATGAACATATCAGGGATTTGTCCCGACAATTCATCCCACATTTTACAAAGTAA